ACTTACGCGACCCTCGAAGTTACCATCTTCATTGTCACTCATTTTTAGATTTATCGAGAGTACCGAAACGACAGTGTTTTTAGTTGAAGAAGCAACGCTTGTCTATCAATAGCCGTGCGCTACCTTTCTACTCTCCGTGTTGACAAGCGACGGTGGAATGGcggtgattcgattcgattccttCCTACGCCTCCTTCCTGCAAGTAAATATTACGTCACCAAAGGTAGCTTTCTCCATTCAAAATAACTAATAACAGTAACGCTACAGTaatctcaaactcaaacacaaatCACAGAGATTCTGTGAGTATCCAGTCCCTCTGCTAATCacgagtaggcctataatgtagcCTACTGACGTAACAACTAATACACTTATGGATAACATGTATAGCAATAAACCACTAAACAAGACACAGGCTatgtaaataaacttgacttgactaaaccaCCACATAATCAACAATCTTCTTGGCCTGCAGTCATTAATTTACTGCAAACAATGTGATTGCAGAATATCTGATATAGGCCCATTCACTGAGTAAGGTAGATgatgaagaaagaaaataaaacatttcTTGATTATGCAGCATTGAGGTACTTTAATTGTTTGATTGTTGTACGAATGAGGGTGACTGCAATATTTCGAATAAGTTGATGTGTATTCAATGAAATGTAACAAAAAGGCAAACCCATGCTGATGCATAGCCTATTGCCAGTTATGAAACATTTTGTTTTCGAAGCAATCGTTGAGTTCCTGCAAAATCTTTCATGTAATTTCTTTTTTATCCCGCAATTCTTGCAAGATTGTGAGCATCCTATGcgaatggaatggaatgacaGTGACACAGAATATAAGGCAATTTTTTTTCCATTGTCCATCAGCGCTTACAACCTACTAATTATATTGCTGCTAAACCCTTGTGGGTAACAAAACCCAAAGAGTCCTAATAAGGCTACATTCATATACCATTACATTTCACTACTCATCACTCATCATCGTCAGTCATTCCCTACAATCAGTTAATCCTATGCAATACAAAAGTTCTATCTTTGGACTTTGCCCTCATCCTACTTGAATCCTACAATCAAGTCATCAACATGCTGCTGTGTGCAGTATAAACTGAGTAAAAGTCTCTGgcaaacatgtaaaaaaacaaacaaaggtgTGTTTCATTGAGCCCTCAGAAGTCATGGGAGACATACAAGCCAACGTAAATCCAAACACTGGGAAAAATACATGTATCtttcaacacgcacgcacgcacgcatatacacacacacacacagttctggctCCCGTTATTTTATAGTGCTTAAGCATTAGCTAGGCCTACCTCCCATGACAAACAATAGACAAAAGCGGAATATGAAGCTAAGTAAACATTGAATGCTGCACTTGAGTCCTTCTAAAAAATATACCGTAATAATATATTTCAATTTATCAGTCTTAAAAGCAGTGTTAATCTTTTCTCAGCGATCATAGTTGCACAAATAGGCACCTGCACACAGACAGTGGAAATCAATTCAGTCtcaactttgttgtgtgtgtgtgtgtgtgtgtgtgtgtgtgtgtgtgtgtgtgtgtgtgtgtgtgtgtgtgtgtgtgtgtgtgtgtgtgtgtgtgtgtgtgtgtgtgtgtgtgtgtgtgtgtgtgtgtgtgtgttcagtgtggagggaccccacacacacacccacaatataATACATTAGTCCCCACTTGAGTGACTGTGTGGCATATGCCTGCACACCCAGTCAACATCAGTCCAGTctgaaatttgtgtgtgtgtgtgtttggtgtgtaatatgtctacacacgcagacacacaacacaatcaACATAAAGTCCAGTCTCAACTTTGTAGTATGTGTTCAGTGTAGAGTaaccccacacccacacgcagacacacacagagtcaacatCAGGTCCGGTCTCAACTTTTGGTGTGTGTTCAGTGTAGAGtgaccccacacccacaccacacacgcaggcacacacacacggtcaacatCAAGTCCCGTATGAACTTTGTTGTATGTGTTCAGTGTAGTGACgccacacaaacactacacatgtagacagagacacacacacacacacacagtcaacatcaTGTCCAGTCTCAACTTTGTAGTATGTGTTCAGTGTAGAGTaaccccacacccacacgcagacacacacagagtcaacatCAGGTCCGGTCTCAACTTTTGGTGTGTGTTCAGTGTAGAGtgaccccacacccacaccacacacgcaggcacacacacacggtcaacatCAAGTCCCGTATGAACTTTGTTGTATGTGTTCAGTGTAGTGACgccacacaaacactacacactactacatgtagacagagacacacacacacacacacacagtcaacatcaAGTCCAGTCTCAACTTTGTAGTATGTGTTCAGTGTAGAGTGACCCCacacccacactacacacacagtcaacatcaAGTCCCGTATCAACTTTTggtgtgtgttcggtgtggaGTGTGTGATTGCTGCTTGGCTGCGTGGGCCTCTGTTTTGGGGTGTCTGGCAGCTGGCTGCTGCTGGGCCAAGGTGTCCTTGTGGTGGAGGTCCCTCTTGAGCAGCCTCTGGAGGGAGGCCGGCGGTGACGAGAGGGCGGACACCACGAGGCCCCCGGGCCCCGCTACTGCGTGGGGAGAGGAGGCGTTGGCCACCGAGGAGGCGTTGACGGCCGAGTCCACCAGCCCTTCCAGCTTCACCAGCCGCGTCAGGATGTCATCCAGGAGCACCGCGATGGTCCGCTTCAGATCCGCTGCCAtggagacatggacacacacgcacaagcacacgcacacgcacacacacacagtacatcaatTACTCCATCTCTAAATGATGCTTCAGGTCCGCTgcaatggacacacagacacacatactgactgacacacacacacaatcaataacTCAATTTAAATGACTGTCTGCTTCcgatccgacacacacacacaaagtatgtcAAGTGCTCTGATATCTGAATGATAGTCTGCTTCGGATCCACTGCaatcgacacaaacacacagtgtgcCAAGCACTCGATCATCTAAATGACTGGCTGCCACTGCAAtcgacaaacacgcacacacgcacacgcacacgcacacacacacgatagttgGCTTCAGATCCGCTGCATGGAtgtggacacatacagtacacacatacagtacacacaaatagTGAATCAATAACTCCATGTATGATGGTGTGCTTCAAAGTCTGCTGCACGCAGACACAATATATTATGTAAAATAAAGTTGCGCCTCTGGTCCACTTCATGGAGAGCCGGCAAGGCAAATTTAGTATAGCAAACAGGCACAGGCTTCAGGAAaatgaaagcaaaacacacacatgcacgcatgcacgcaccgtCTACAATGCAATTCATGACATTTTATTCACATGGAAGTGGCATTCTTCCACAGAGCAGTGTACAGTGTGTTAggtcagagatactgttgctaatcGTCTCTGGTTAGGTACAGttgcacaggagcacacacactcgGAACCAATTTCACCCATTTATGTGTGCAAGagaaacaagacagacagacagacagatagagaaacacgcacacacacacacacacaacatcaataACTCCAGTAAACAGCAATTAATGACATCATATTTAGTTGGCAATGTTATAGTGAGTGAGGTACAGGATGGGTCCCTCTGGACCAGTGCGAGGTTAGATGGACATGGAGAGGCactttacacatttatgtctgtgtgcagGAGAGCTGCAGTTATTCACTGCCCCAGTCACATTTACATTTGCTGTCTAGTGGGGAAATCGAATGGTAGACAGCAATTTGCAACATTAAAAGGAGATTTCAACTAAGTGCGCGGAGTGAGGATCAATTCGGGTATAGCCTGCAGCATTCCAAAGTGGACCTTTTGGGGGAGGAGTCGGACACTGCAAAAGggaaatatcaaaacaaaataaccaagcACGGAGGTGCCCTATATCCATGTAAAGTTATTTATCATATCCGGCCATGAATGTGCCCTGTGGTCTGGTGGCCAGATCCTGGCATATAACAATGGAGGTGCCCTATTCAGTACCGTATGTAAACCTACACGTCTTCTAAGTACTGTATGAAAAGTTTAAACATACAAGTCTTAGCCATGTCCAGTCATACCGTgcacacaccagaagagacaaaagctacaaagagttGCTGGACAGTcttcatagcaagagcgacacgagCATTAAAAACGAAAGAGTAAAagtagaatgcaagcattccaacagtccaattggctgtggcagctgtcaccaaaccgcatcatagctcatttgcataatatattCGCTgcagttcaactacaaactgtcgttcGAGTCGCTTCCTGTCACCCAAATTGCTTTTGGACTTTTCTGTtgccagctcctccatacaaagtctATTACTTCCGTCACCATTGTCGATTTTGATGTGCTTGTGCCATATGCTGTGCCCTGTGAATATGTAGACAATATTTACCGTATCCGGCCATGGAAGTCCCCTGCGGTCCTGTGGCGGGGTCCTGGCTCTCCTCGCTGAGGGCTTTGACGTAGCGGCGGCTGAGGTCCAGGATCTGCTGG
The Engraulis encrasicolus isolate BLACKSEA-1 chromosome 20, IST_EnEncr_1.0, whole genome shotgun sequence genome window above contains:
- the ccdc126 gene encoding coiled-coil domain-containing protein 126, translating into MRGMLRVGRRNMSQKLSVFLVVVGLCWGLLLLHYTLRRPSHQSSAQLRQQILDLSRRYVKALSEESQDPATGPQGTSMAGYADLKRTIAVLLDDILTRLVKLEGLVDSAVNASSVANASSPHAVAGPGGLVVSALSSPPASLQRLLKRDLHHKDTLAQQQPAARHPKTEAHAAKQQSHTPHRTHTKS